A window of Equus przewalskii isolate Varuska chromosome 16, EquPr2, whole genome shotgun sequence contains these coding sequences:
- the ARGLU1 gene encoding arginine and glutamate-rich protein 1 — protein sequence MGRSRSRSSSRSKHTKSSKHNKKRSRSRSRSRDKERVRKRSKSRESKRNRRRESRSRSRSTNTAVSRRERDRERASSPPDRIDIFGRTVSKRSSLDEKQKREEEEKKAEFERQRKIRQQEIEEKLIEEETARRVEELVAKRVEEELEKRKDEIEREVLRRVEEAKRIMEKQLLEELERQRQAELAAQKAREEEERAKREELERILEENNRKIAEAQAKLAEEQLRIVEEQRKIHEERMKLEQERQRQQKEEQKIILGKGKSRPKLSFSLKTQD from the exons ATGGGCCGGTCTCGGAGCCGGAGCTCGTCCCGCTCCAAGCACACCAAGAGCAGCAAACACAACAAGAAGCGGAGCCGGTCCCGGTCGCGGTCCCGGGACAAGGAGCGTGTGCGCAAGCGCTCCAAATCCCGGGAAAGTAAGCGGAACCGGCGGCGGGAGTCGCGGTCCCGCTCGCGCTCCACCAACACGGCCGTGTCCCGGCGCGAGCGGGACCGGGAGCGCGCCTCGTCTCCGCCCGACCGCATCGACATCTTCGGGCGCACGGTGAGCAAGCGCAGCAGCCTGGACGAGAAGCAGAAgcgagaggaggaggagaagaaagccGAGTTCGAGCGGCAGCGAAAAAT TCGGCagcaggaaatagaagaaaaactcaTCGAAGAAGAAACAGCACGAAGAGTAGAAGAATTGGTGGCAAAAAGAGTAgaagaagaattagagaaaaggaaggatgaaATTGAACGAGAAGTTCTCCGAAGGGTGGAGGAAGCCAAGCGCATCATGGAAAAGCAGTTGCTCGAAGAACTCGAGCGACAGAGACAAGCTGAGCTTGCAGCACAAAAAGCCAGAGAG GAGGAAGAACGTGCAAAACGTGAGGAGCTAGAGCGAATACTGGAAGAGAATAACCGAAAAATTGCAGAAGCACAAGCCAAACTG GCTGAAGAACAGTTGAGAATTgttgaagaacaaagaaagattcATGAGGAAAGGATGAAACTAGAACAAGAGCGACAACgtcaacaaaaagaagaacaaaaaattatCCTGGGCAAGGGGAAGTCCAGGCCAAAACTGTCCTTCTCATTAAAAACCCAGGATTAA